In Kytococcus sedentarius DSM 20547, the sequence CGAGGTCGGCGAGGATCTGGTCGGACTCGGCCTTCACCTGCTCCCAGTCGCTCCGCGAGTACGTCTGCGTGCGCTGCTGGGACTGCTCCCACGCCGGGGTGTCACCCCATCGCTGCTCGGCCTCGGCCTGGTAGTCATCGAGGTCCGTGGCGAAGGAGTCGCCGAAGATCTCGCGCTGCTCGGCCCGGCTGATGCGGTAGCCGTGGTTCTCGGGCTGGTTCTTCTCGGTGTTCATCTCGGCCTCCAGTGCCGTGTCGATCGCGTCGAGCACTCCGGTGAGCTGCTCGACCTGTCGGATGACCTCATCGCGGCGCGCCTGCAGGCGGGGGGCGACGTCGCCCCCATCAGCCACCGCGGCGATCTCCTCCAGGGAGAGGCCGAGGCGTCGCAGGAAGACGACCCGCTCCAGGCGGGCGACGTCCCGGGGCGAGTAGAGGCGGTAGCCGGACCAGGTCCGGTGCGATGCACCGGCCACGCCCACTGCCTCGTAGTGGTGCAGGGTGCGCACCGTCACGCCCAGGAGCTCGGCCACCTGGCCGACTGTCAGGTCGTCGGAATCGGTCATGGCACCCATGTCACCGCCTCACGTTGCGTCAGGGTCAAGCATGGCCGATGCAGGGAACGCGCCGCGGTCGGCGGGCGTGCGGGGCCGCCGGGAGATCTCAGCCCAGGAGCTCGGCCGGGTCGATCCAGCCCAGCCGTCGCTGCGCCCGGCGGTCGAACGACACCACCTCTGCGCACCCGTGCCCGGTGGCCACGGCGTCGATGAGGGCATCGGCGAAGTCCGCCCCACCACGGGCCCCGACGACCGCCTGCGCGACGGCCCGCGGTGCCTCGCTGCACACCTCGTCCCGGTCCAGGAGGTCGCTGAACGCGCCGAGCACCTGCGCCGCGGGGAGGTCGTACGCGCGCGTCAGGACCCAGAAGCTCTCCACCCACACCACCACCGCCACGAACGCGGGGTCCGCCGGCGTGATGCCGGCCGCGACCTCGCGCGCCAGCCGCGACTGCTCCTCGTCATCCTGTACCAGGAGGCGGACCAGGACGTTGGTGTCCAGGGCGATCACCCGGACGCCCCCGACGCAGCAGCACCGTCGGCCACGGCCCGTTCCATCTGCTCCAGGGTCACGGGGGCGCCCCGCCGGGGAAGGCACCCGGCCAGGTCTGCCAAGGAGCCCGAGCCCCTCACCGCCCGTACCACGTACTCGCCCTCACCGGCCGGCTCGAAGACCACGCGGGACCCGGTCGCAAGGTGGAGCGCCTCACGCACCTCCTTGGGCATGGTCACCTGCCCCTTGCTCGACATCGTCGCCATCACCATGTCCGCCACCTCCTTACCGGAGTGTAAGGAGGTCTGGGACATGGTGGCAAGGGAGCCCCGCGGGTCCTGCGGGAGGAAAAGCGGTGGCCCCACCGTCGCCGGACTGCTGACATGGGGGCATGCACATCACCACCGAGGCTGCTGCTCGCACTGACCTGGACGCCCTGCCGGGCCTGGCCTGGGCCCCCTTCGCCCGCGAGGACGCGGCAGAGCTGAACGCGCTCTTCGCCGTCACCCGCGAGCACGACGGTGACCCCGAGCGCTGGTCCGAGGCCGAGCTGCTGGAGTACTGGGACGCCGAGCGGTCCCGCCCCACCGAGGACGTGCTGCTGGGCCGGGACCGGGAGGCCACCGTGGTGGCGGTCGCCTGGAGCGGGCTCAACCGGGCCGTCACCTCCCTGCGGACCGCCCACCTGGGCGGCGCGGTGCACCCGGAGTGGCGCGGCCGCGGGATCGGGCGGGCGGTCCTGGCCTGGGAGCTGGCGCACGCTGCCGACTGGGACCGCGCCACGCGCGAGGAGGGCTTCGGGCCGCTTGCCCTGACCGCGTACTGCCCCGTCGGGCAGACCGACCTGCGACACCTCGCCGACCGTGCCGGACTGCCGGTGGTGCGCTTCTTCCACGAGATGACTGCGCCCCTGGTGGACCTGCCGCTCCTGCGGGACTCCGCGGGTGAGCCGATCACGGTGGTGGCTCCCCGCATCGAGGAGGGGGCCCGCACCGCCCTCCCGGCAGCGGGCATCCGGATGCTGGACTGGGACCCCGCCCGCAGCGATGAGGTGCTGGCCCTGCGGAACGCCACGTTCGCGGAGCACTGGGGCAGCGTCGAGCAGACCCCCGGCATGTGGGCGGAGGTGACGGAGGGGTCGACCTTCCGTCCCGCCTGGTGCGTGCTCGCCGAGGACGAGGCCACCGGTGAGCTCGTCGGGTTCGCCACCGGCGCGGCGTACGAGCAGGACTGGGAACCGCAGGGCTTCACCGAGGGGTACACCGACCTGCTCGGCGTGCTGCCGAGCCACCGCGGCCGGGGCCTGGCCACTGCGCTGCTGGGCGAGCAGCAGCGCCGCTTCGCAGCCGACGGCATGCAGGCCGCCGGGCTGGGCGTCGACACCGAGAACACCAGCAACGCCCTGCGGCTCTACGAGTCGTTGGGCTACCGGTCCACCTCGACCACCTGCGCCCACCGCCTCGAGCTCCCGGAGGGTGCGCCCGCGCTGACCTGAGGTGCCCGGACGTCCGCCGGGGTTCGCGGGCCGGGCAGGACGGGGGGCGGGCTGACAGCGGGCGACAGGTCGCGGCGTGCGGCTCAGGCCCGTGCGTGAACTGCGCGGGCCCTGGCCACCCGATCGCGGTAGGCCGATGGGGTCAGCCCCACCGCCGCGGTGAACTCCCGTGTGAGGTGGGCGTGGTCGCTGAAACCCAGGTCGGCGGCGAGGGATGCCAGGTCCGGAGCCCCACCCTCCTCCAGCCGGGCTGCCGCCTCCTGCAACCGGTAGCGCCGGAGCACGACCAGCGGGCTGAGCCCCACCAGACGGCGGAACTCCCGCTGCAGGGTGCGCACCGAGACGTGCAGGTCGAGGGCCACGTCGGCCACGGCCCGGTGGCCCTGGTTCTGCATCCGGTCGCACGCGGCACGCACGAGCTCGTACCCGGGCGCCTCCCCGGGACCGGGCAGTCGGAGACGACTCGCGGCTGCATCCAGGAGGGTCGCGGATGCCTCGGCCGGGCCCTCTCGATGTGCGTGGGGCACGACGCGGTCCAGCCAGGTGGACGCGGCCGGCCCGAGCAGGTCCGCCGCTGGCACCACCTGCGCCGCGTACCGGTCGGCCTCGATGCCGGTGGCTGCGGCGAACGCGCCGGGGTGGAAGGCGATCCCTGCGACCCAGCCCTCCGGAGGGAGGTCCACCGAGAACGTGGCACGCATCGGGCCGTGCAGCAGGATGCAGGGGCTCAGGTGGCCGTGCATCGGCGCCGGATCCCCCGCCAACGAACGGCCCCACTCGACGGTCAGGTGCACCACGGGGTGGCCCAGCACCTGCGGACTCTGCGGCGTCGAACCGTCGTGCGCCCACTGCACCCACCACCGGTGCGCGACCACCCGACCGAGGGGTGAGCTGACAGCCTCTCGGCCGGAGGCCCACACGGAGGGGTCGCCGGCGGAGGGAAGCGGGCCACGAGGCAGCGGGCGGGCCGGTTCTGCACTCCCCTCTGGCGCGGCCTGTCGCGAATCTGCAAGCCCCATGGGACCGATCCTAGCCAGACTCGAGGGCATGAACACCTCGAAGAACCCGGGAACCGTGACCGTCAACCCGCTGCTCGTCCTCGAGGACGCCGCCGGCGCGCTGGACCTCTACCAACGCGTCTTCGGCGCCGAGCAGCTCGTCCGCATCGACACCCCCGAGGGGAGCGTGCTGCACGCCGAGCTCGGCCTGGGCGACAGCATCGTCACCGTCATGGAGGCCAGCGACGACTTCGGCACAGCGAGCCAGTCCTCCGTGATGGACGCCGCCGGGAAGGACCCGGACACGGCCGCCTTCTCCCTCGACATCACGGTGCGCGACGTGGATGTCACCGCCAAGGCGGCCCAGGAGGCCGGCGCCACCGTGCGCGAGGAGCCCGCCGACTTCCAGGCGGCCGGTGTGCGGTTCGCCTCGATCCGCGACCCCTACGGCGTGCGCTGGACGATCCGTCAGGTGATCGAGGAGATCAGCAAGGACGAGGAGCAGCGCCGCCTGCAGGAGCTCTTCGTCGGCGGAGCCGGCTGAGGAGCTTCACCCCCGCAGAGTCTCCGGCGACGACCAGCCCAGCATCCGCTGCGCCTTCTGGTCGAACGACGCCACGACCTCGCAGCCGGCCTGCTGCGCCGAGGCGTCGATGAGGGCGTCGGCGAAGTCGACCCCCTCCCGCGCCGCCCGCAGAGCGTGGGCAACGGCCCGTGGGTTCTCGCTGAGGACCTCGTCACGCCCAGCGAGCTCATCGAACACCTCGAGCACCTCATCCGGCGCGATGCCGTAGGCCCGGTGCAGGACCCAGTAGGTCTCCACCCACACCACCAGCGGCACGAAGGCGGGCGCGGCAGGGGTCACGGTGGACGCCAGCTCGCGCGCCAGACCGGACTGCTCGGCATCGTCATCCACCAGCAGGCGCACGAGCACGTTGGTGTCGAGGCCGATCACACCGACTGCCCTGCCGCCGCCCCGGAGGCGATGGCCCCGTCCATCTGCACCAGGGACACCGCCGGCCCCCGCCGCCTCAGCCGCCCCGCCATCACGGCGAGCGAATCCGCCTCGCGGACTCCACGCACGAGGTAACCGCCATCGGCGGTCGCCTCGAAGACCAGACGGGACCCTGCGGTCAGGTGCAGGGCGTCCCGCACCTCCTTGGGCACGGTCACCTGCCCCTTGCTCGTCATCGTTGCTGCAACCATCACACACCTCCTTACATCAGAGTAAGGCGTTGTGTGAACCGCGTCAAGGCCTCGATGCGGGGCGCCCGCCGCCTCAGCTCTTCTTGCGGC encodes:
- a CDS encoding MerR family transcriptional regulator — protein: MGAMTDSDDLTVGQVAELLGVTVRTLHHYEAVGVAGASHRTWSGYRLYSPRDVARLERVVFLRRLGLSLEEIAAVADGGDVAPRLQARRDEVIRQVEQLTGVLDAIDTALEAEMNTEKNQPENHGYRISRAEQREIFGDSFATDLDDYQAEAEQRWGDTPAWEQSQQRTQTYSRSDWEQVKAESDQILADLAAAMRAGEPATSTRAMDVAEAHRQHITRWFYDCTPQIHRGLGEMYVADARFTRTYEDVAPGLAEYARDAHAANADRQAS
- a CDS encoding PIN domain-containing protein, whose product is MIALDTNVLVRLLVQDDEEQSRLAREVAAGITPADPAFVAVVVWVESFWVLTRAYDLPAAQVLGAFSDLLDRDEVCSEAPRAVAQAVVGARGGADFADALIDAVATGHGCAEVVSFDRRAQRRLGWIDPAELLG
- a CDS encoding AbrB/MazE/SpoVT family DNA-binding domain-containing protein, which encodes MSQTSLHSGKEVADMVMATMSSKGQVTMPKEVREALHLATGSRVVFEPAGEGEYVVRAVRGSGSLADLAGCLPRRGAPVTLEQMERAVADGAAASGASG
- a CDS encoding GNAT family N-acetyltransferase encodes the protein MHITTEAAARTDLDALPGLAWAPFAREDAAELNALFAVTREHDGDPERWSEAELLEYWDAERSRPTEDVLLGRDREATVVAVAWSGLNRAVTSLRTAHLGGAVHPEWRGRGIGRAVLAWELAHAADWDRATREEGFGPLALTAYCPVGQTDLRHLADRAGLPVVRFFHEMTAPLVDLPLLRDSAGEPITVVAPRIEEGARTALPAAGIRMLDWDPARSDEVLALRNATFAEHWGSVEQTPGMWAEVTEGSTFRPAWCVLAEDEATGELVGFATGAAYEQDWEPQGFTEGYTDLLGVLPSHRGRGLATALLGEQQRRFAADGMQAAGLGVDTENTSNALRLYESLGYRSTSTTCAHRLELPEGAPALT
- a CDS encoding helix-turn-helix transcriptional regulator; this encodes MPSSLARIGPMGLADSRQAAPEGSAEPARPLPRGPLPSAGDPSVWASGREAVSSPLGRVVAHRWWVQWAHDGSTPQSPQVLGHPVVHLTVEWGRSLAGDPAPMHGHLSPCILLHGPMRATFSVDLPPEGWVAGIAFHPGAFAAATGIEADRYAAQVVPAADLLGPAASTWLDRVVPHAHREGPAEASATLLDAAASRLRLPGPGEAPGYELVRAACDRMQNQGHRAVADVALDLHVSVRTLQREFRRLVGLSPLVVLRRYRLQEAAARLEEGGAPDLASLAADLGFSDHAHLTREFTAAVGLTPSAYRDRVARARAVHARA
- a CDS encoding VOC family protein; the encoded protein is MNTSKNPGTVTVNPLLVLEDAAGALDLYQRVFGAEQLVRIDTPEGSVLHAELGLGDSIVTVMEASDDFGTASQSSVMDAAGKDPDTAAFSLDITVRDVDVTAKAAQEAGATVREEPADFQAAGVRFASIRDPYGVRWTIRQVIEEISKDEEQRRLQELFVGGAG
- a CDS encoding PIN domain-containing protein — its product is MIGLDTNVLVRLLVDDDAEQSGLARELASTVTPAAPAFVPLVVWVETYWVLHRAYGIAPDEVLEVFDELAGRDEVLSENPRAVAHALRAAREGVDFADALIDASAQQAGCEVVASFDQKAQRMLGWSSPETLRG
- a CDS encoding AbrB/MazE/SpoVT family DNA-binding domain-containing protein — protein: MVAATMTSKGQVTVPKEVRDALHLTAGSRLVFEATADGGYLVRGVREADSLAVMAGRLRRRGPAVSLVQMDGAIASGAAAGQSV